Below is a window of Nocardia asteroides DNA.
GCGGATGTGCCTGCGCCGGACCACGTCCTCGGGGTTGGCGGTGGTGGCCAGGTAGAACGGTCGCGCCAGCGGGGCGCGCCAGTCCAGCAGCAGCGGCTCGTAGTCGTTGTCCTCGTCGAGGATGCCGAGCCTGCCGATGTAGCGGGCCTCGGGTTCGTCGCCGTCGAGATCGATCCGGCCGAAGCACAGGCCGTGCTCGGCGGCGTCGTACTTGGCCAGGTCCTCGCTGTAGAGCTGGGTGAAGGACTCGCGTTCACTGCGCGCCTGCGGGGTGCCGCCGGACTCCAGCAGCACGGTCTTGAGCCGGTTCTGCGCGTAGTCGCGCATGCCGTCGAGCCGGTCGTAGAGCACCGTGAGGTACTGCTGTTCCGCGGCGCGTTCATCGGCGAGGCGGTCGGGCAAAACAGGACTCCTTTGTCACCGGCGAGAACAGAGTTGTCGAGTCTACTCGGGGAAGACGTCGTCGCCGACGAGCGGCGTGTAGTGGTCGACCACGGGGAACGGGTCGTAGAAGTGATGCAACAGCGCCCGCCACCGCTGGTATTCCGGCGAGCCGCGGAAGCCCTCGGTGTGGTCGCTCAGCTGTTCCCAGCGCACCA
It encodes the following:
- a CDS encoding antibiotic biosynthesis monooxygenase family protein: MIIEHAVLPVRSGHADAFEAAFAQAYPIIAGMPGFGGLSLSRCVEQPGNYLLLVRWEQLSDHTEGFRGSPEYQRWRALLHHFYDPFPVVDHYTPLVGDDVFPE